The Hippocampus zosterae strain Florida chromosome 10, ASM2543408v3, whole genome shotgun sequence genome contains the following window.
TACAAGCGCAACCACATCGGCAAAGTCATCTGGAAGAGGCCTAAGGTACCGCTGCCGGCCCGCCTTCGCCATTCACCAACTTTATTCCAACTAGACAAAATTACAAATTACATGCAGTGAGTGTGTTTAAGAGTGTGAGTGATTGTGTGGGGTggctgagagagagagttgAGAGTGTGTAAGAAAGTCGAAGTGAATGACAGAGCATAAGGGAGTGTGTGAATGAGTGAGTGCACATGTAGGTGATTGAGAAAGTCGGTGAgagtgagcatgtgtgtgtgtgagtgcataaGAGGACATGGGAGGGAAAGAGTGTAAGTATGTGAATGAGTGAGTGTTTGAGAAAGTGCGTGACTGAATCTATGCGCGTTGACTTAGCGTGGTTGAGTGACGGCATCGCCATGCTGTCGCCCACAAAGGCAACATCCTCGTACAAGCGAACTAAAAACACGGAAGTCGGCGTTAAAGTTACCTTCATATTGACTTTTCCTTCCCACTTGTCAACTTTGACAAGGACTTATGTCAAGATCCCCACCTCTTTGTGGATGGCCTGAGTGCGcatgacctccaccaaggcaagTTGGGAAACTGTTGGTTCGTGGCAGCCTGCTCCACCCTGGCGTCAAAAGATGGCCTTTGGCAGAAGGTCAGCCAtcttgctcatttttttgcgctcacactcacacctagagacaatttcaactgttcaatcagcttgccatgcatgtttttggaatgtgggaagaaaccggaaaacccacgcaggcatggggagaacaagcaaacttcacacaggaagtgcAGGACCGGAATCTAACCCACAACCTCGACACTGTGAGGCGTCCGTGCTAATTGGTCACCCACTGTGCCGGCGATAtttaattaatatattaaaaatgattacaaCATGTCTCAATAAGACTTTCTGAAGTAATTATCGCATGATTAATTAAAATGTGCGTGAATAACTATAATGTATGAATAATcctaacacatttaaaaaagagattAAATTGGAGATAATTGATAAATTATATCATGAATAAATAAGAAATGACTCATAATAGCATGATAAAATCAGACATGATTCATAAAAAGAAAGTACAAGTGTGCCTTCAGAAGATTTATTTCAAGGTTTCCATACACAAGTCTTCAGTTTTACGACACGAGTGCTTGTTTCCATTCGACTGCCCGGAACGCAAGCTTCATTGGAGGGAGGAAAAGGCCAGCGAGCACCGCAACTTGGCCGCCTCGGCGCCGTCCTTGAAGGCGAACAGGAAGTACATGACCTTGCGGACCTTGGCTAGCTCGGCGATTCTCTCGCCGAACTCCTGCATGTCGGCCTCTAGCCACTTGAGCTCGCAGCCGTCGGGGTCGTCGGCGCCGCGCCAGAAGGTGCCGACGGGCTCCAGAAGCTGGCGCGCCATCAGGTGGGTGAGGTCGGGCGTCCAGTGTTGCGAGATCCCCGTGATGGTGACGCGCCCGCACCCGCCCAAAGACACGTTCCAGTGGCGAAAGCTTAGGTCCTGCCGCTGGAAGTCCAGCCGGTAGACGGCCTCGTGGGGCAGCAGCAGGCGCTCGCCGTCctggcgtttttggcccgagcACTGAAGAGACGACACTCGCATACGCATCTTCTGCGGGATCACAGCAACGTCTTTAACCACCCGATTCATTGTCACCGTTCGCTTTGTCACGTTTGGCCGTGAGCTACATGCTGTGCTCTGTGCTGGGTTGGACATTCCACCATCTTTTGGCATGCTGGTGTCATGGAACTATGATGAAGTGACTGGAAGGGAGTTCGTTTGTATAGTACGAGTGCCATCTTGTTGAATCTTTGAGTCGAGGGAGTATGTTGGAGTGTGCTGAGGAGCTCCATTTAGACCCAAATCTTGTTGCGTTGGTTGCAAGAAGTAAGTTAAGGatgttcattttgacaaaattaGTGATTTGCTCCCATCCTTTGGCATTatggtgccaaggaactctGTTGAAGTTGAAAAGCTTCATTGAGACAGAAGTTGCCACTGTCTTGTAATATTTCTTTGCCAGGGGTCAATATTGAAGCCAGTTGAGTAGTTTCATTCTGACAAAGTCGAGCTGTGATGCCATCTTGCGGCAATTTGGTGCCAACCAAAACTCTTTCGAAGGccgttgaggagcttcatttagataaaaatctactgtctttgttattttattgttttattgttgtatatattatattttctcCATGTAAGGCACTTTGTATGGCGCagtggctgttttaaagtgctctataaatacagatgAGTTGAGAAAAATAGT
Protein-coding sequences here:
- the LOC127608478 gene encoding olfactory marker protein-like, with the protein product MEEKGAVSGIMILEFEEDVALTEKMRMRVSSLQCSGQKRQDGERLLLPHEAVYRLDFQRQDLSFRHWNVSLGGCGRVTITGISQHWTPDLTHLMARQLLEPVGTFWRGADDPDGCELKWLEADMQEFGERIAELAKVRKVMYFLFAFKDGAEAAKLRCSLAFSSLQ